Genomic DNA from Pseudomonas fitomaticsae:
TCGACGTGGTGGGGGTGGTGACGGCCAGTTTCGGGATTGCCAGCTGGCGGCCGGGAGAGGGCGCGGATGCGCTGTTGCTGCGGGCGGATTCGGGGGTGTATGCGGCGAAACAGGGCGGGCGGGATCGGGTCGAGCGGCAGATGAACTGAGCCAGCTTAACGCGGATCCTGTGGGAGCGGGCTTGCCCGGCTCCCACAGGATCCGCGGAGTTCTCAGAGGCGGATTACAGAACCGAAGCGGTCTGCGGCGTCCGCGGCTGTTTGTAGAGATCCAGCAACACCTGATCCAGCACCGACGACGCGCCGAACGGGGCTTTATCGTTGAGGATCGCCACCACCGCCCAGGTATTGCCGTTGACGTCGCGGCTGAAGCCGGCAATCGCCCGCACGGTGTTCAGGGTGCCGGTCTTGACGTGGGCTTCGCCGCGCATCGCGGTGGTCTTCAGGCGTTTGCGCATGGTGCCGTCGGTGCCGGCAATCGGCAGCGAGCTGATGTACTCGGCAGCATACGGGCTGTGCCAGGCCGCTTGCAGCATGCTGGCCATTTCCCGGGCACTGACCCGCTCCGAACGCGACAGGCCGGAGCCGTTCTCCATCACCAGGTGCGGCGCGGTGATGCCTTTCTTCGCCAGCCACTGACGGACCACGCGTTGCGCGGCCTTGGCGTCATCGCCGTCGGCGTCGTTGCGGAATTTCTGGCCCAGGCTCAGGAACAGCTGCTGAGCCATGGTGTTGTTACTGTACTTGTTGATGTCGCGGATGATTTCCGCCAGATCCGGCGAGAACGCCCGGGCCAGCACCTTGGCGCTGCTCGGGGTCGGGGCCAGACGATCCTTGCCCTGGATGCTGCCGCCCAGTTCCTTCCAGATCGCCCGCACGGCGCCGGCGGTGTAGGTCGCGTGGTCGAGCAGCGACAGGTAAGTCTGCGAGCTGCAGCCTTCGCCCAACTGGCCGGCCACGGTCACGGTCACGCTGCCATCGGCCTGCGGCACCGGGTTGTAGCGCACGCCACCGGTGCATTGTTTGGAGTTGAGCGCTTTGACGGTGTTTTCGATGTTGATGCTGGCAATCGGCGGTTCGACCGAGATCAAAACCCGGCCATTGTCATTGCGGGCCACGAAACGCAGGGCCTTGAGGTTGACCAGCAGCGAATCCGGCTTGACCAGGAACGGCTTGTTCTCGTCGTTGCCGTCATCGTTGAATTCCGGCAGTTGCGGCTGCACGAAGAAGCTGCGATCGAGCACCAGATCACCGGTGACCTGAGTCACGCCGTTGGCACGCAGGTCGCGCATCAGCAGCCAGAGTTTTTCCATGTTCAGCTTCGGATCGCCACCACCCTTGAGGTAGAGGTTGCCGTTGAGGATCCCGCCGTTCAGGTCACCGTCGGTGTAGAACTCGGTTTTCCACTGATGGTTGGGACCGAGCATTTCCAGCGCCGCGTAAGTGGTGACCAGCTTCATGGTCGAGGCCGGATTGACCGACACGTCGGCGTTGTACACGGTCGGCGTGCCCGGGCCGTCCAGCGGCACCATCACCAGCGACAGGGCCGTGGGCTGCAGCTTGCTGGCCTTGAGGGCTTTTTCGACGTTGGGGGTCAGGGCGGTGTTGATGGTGGCAGCGGAGACGGGCAGGGCCAGCGGCAGAAGAAGACCGGCCAGAAGCAGAGGACGCAACGATTTGATCATATGAAATAAAACCCTACAGCCGAGGGGAAAAAAGACGAGGACATGGATGAAAAGGCCCTCAGTGGTCATGAAAGTGTCGGCATTATGCCCCAAGGTGTAACAGCTTGTGCCTTTCGCAAGGGCGCCAATTCGTTATTTTTTTACAGGCGGTCGCACGCACGTCCCAGAGAGTCGGGCAATCGCCGGCTTAAACTGGTAAAGTGCCGGCCGTTATTACTTAAGAGGATTGTTCCAATGGCGACTAACCGTTCCCAGCGTCTGCGCAAAAAACTGTGCGTCGATGAATTTCAAGAGCTGGGTTTCGAACTGAACCTGGGCTTCAAAGAAGACCTGTCCGAAGAAGCCATTGACGCTTTCCTCGAAGCATTCATCAAAGAAGCCATGGAAGCCAACGGTCTGGGCTATGTCGGCGGCGACGACTTCGGTCTGGTTTGCCTGCAGAAGCGTGGTTCGGTCTCCGAAGAGCAGCGCGCTGCTGTTGAAGCCTGGCTGAAAACCCGCTCCGAGCTGACTTCCACTGAAATCAGCCCGCTGCTGGACGTTTGGTATCCTGAAAAGCCGATCAACGCGGCCAAGTGATACTGAAAAGAACGGCGACCTGAGGGTCGCCGTTTTTTTATGCCTGCTTTTTACTCAGGCCTTGCGCCAGTTGAGGATCAGCAAGGTCAGCACCCCCGCGACAATCCCCCAGAAGGCTGAACCGATGGAAAACAGCGTCAGCCCCGACGCCGTGACCATGAAGGTGATCAGCGCCGCTTCCCGTTCCTTCACCTCGGTCATGGCGATGCTCAAGCCATTGATGATCGAGCCGAACAGCGCCAAAGCAGCAATCGACAGCACCAGTTCCTTGGGCAGCGCGGCGAACAGCGCCGCCAGCGTGGCGCCGAACACCCCGGCAATCCCGTAGAAAATCCCGCACCACACCGCAGCGGTGTAGCGTTTGTTGTGATCCTCATGGGCATGCGGCCCGGTGCAGATTGCCGCGCTGATGGCCGCCAGGTTGATGCCGTGGGAGCCAAACGGCGCCAGCAGCAGGGACGCGACGCCGGTGGCGGTGATCAGCGGCGAGGCCGGGACGTTGTAGCCGTCGGCCCGCAGCACGGCGATGCCGGGCATGTTTTGCGAGGTCATCGCTACGACAAACAGCGGAATGCCGATGCTGATGGTCGCGGCCAGGGAAAAGTGCGGCGTGGTCCAGACCGGTGTCGCCACTTCCAGATGAAAGCCGCTGAAGTCCAGCAGTCCCATGAACCCCGACAGCGCGGTGCCGATCAGCAGCGCGGCAAGCACCGCATAACGTGGCGACAGGCGTTTGACGATGAGATAAGTGAAGAACATCCCCAGCACCAGCCCGGTGCGATGTTGCGCGGCGACGAAGATTTCGCTGCCGATCTTGAACAGAATCCCCGCCAGCAGCGCGGCGGCGAGGGAGGCCGGGATCTTTTTCACCAGCCGTTCGAAACTGCCGGTCAGGCCGCAAATGGTTACCAGCACCGCGCAGGTGATGTAGGCGCCGATGGCTTCGCCGTAGGTAACGCCGCCTAGACTGGTGATCAACAGCGCGGCGCCGGGTGTCGACCAGGCAATCGTGATTGGCGTGCGATAGCGCAGCGACAGGCCGATCGAACACACCGCCATGCCGATGGAGATCGCCCAGATCCACGACGAAATCTGCCCGCTGGTCAGGCCCGCCGCCTGCCCTGCCTGGAACATCAGCACCAGCGAACTGGTGTAGCCGGTCATCATCGCGATGAACCCGGCGACGATGGCGGAGGGCGATGTGTCCGCCAGCGGGCGCAGTCGGGTATGGGTAATTTCGTTCATGACAGCGGCGTTTCCTTGTTCAAGCCACGGATTTCGGGTTTAAGCCTAAACTCAAACGTAACGGAGCGTTGCAATACAGCCAAAGCCACAAACAGCCGTACAGTCGTGTTGCCACCTTCCATTGTGTACAATCGCGCTGTTTTTTACGCGATACTTGCCAGCGACCCACTGTGCCGTATTACAGTCACGGTCAATTCGCCGCCGTTCTTCCCGACTCGAGTGCCCATGAACGAACAGTTGCAACCCCTCAAGAAACAACCGCGAGCAGGCAAAGCCGGCCGCAGCGGAACCCAGGACGATATTGTCTATGCGCATATTTTCGAGGCCATCCTCGAACAGCGCCTGGCGCCCGGCACAAAGTTGAGCGAAGAAGCGCTGGGGGAAATTTTCGGGGTCAGCCGCACCATCATTCGCCGCGCGCTTTCGCGTCTGGCCCATGAAGGCGTGGTGCTGTTGCGGCCGAACCGTGGCGCGGTCGTCGCCAGCCCGAGCGTTGAAGAGGCGCGTCAGGTGTTCCTCGCCCGGCGTCTGGTGGAGCGCGCGATCACTGAATTGGCGGTGCAACACGCAACGGCCGAGCAGATCGCCGAACTGCGCCAGATGGTCAACGACGAGCGCGACAGCTTCTCCCGTGGCGATCGCGGTGCCGGCATCCGTCTCTCGGGCGAATTCCATCTGAAACTGGCCGAGGCAGCGAAGAACGCGCCGTTGATCAGCTTCCAGCGCAGCCTGGTTTCGCAGACGTCGCTGATCATTGCCCAATATGAAAGCGGCAACCGCTCGCACTGTTCCTACGACGAGCACACCCAGTTGATCGACGCCATCGAAGCGCGCAACGGCGAGCTGGCGGTGGACCTGATGATGCATCACATGGATCACATCGACAGCAAGCTCAATCTCGATGAGGAAAGTGCTTCGGACGATCTGCATGCGGTGTTCTCGCACCTGTTGCAGACCAAAAAGCCGGGGCGGCCGGCGGTCAAGCTCTGAGTCAGACCGCGTCGCCCCCTATCGCTGGCTTGCCAGCGATAGCAATCTGACAGGCAATAAAAATCCCCCGGACTGCAAAGTACCGGGGGATTTTTTTGGCTGCGGAAAATTAGCGCTGGTGTACCAGCGCACCCGCCGCGTAGGTCTGGGCCACGGTACGGTCATCGCCCAGCGTCATCAGCACGAACAACGTCTCGGCAATGTTGTTGGCCTGCTTCAGGCGGTAGCTCAGCAGCGGCGTGGCGTTGTAGTCGAGTACCAGGAAGTCGGCATCGGAGCCCGGTTGCAGGTTGCCGATCTTGTCTTCCAGGCGCAGCGCCCGCGCGCCGCCGAGAGTAGCGAGGTACAGCGACTTGAACGGGCTCAGGCGCGCACCTTGCAGCTGCATCACTTTGTAGGCTTCGTTCAGGGTCTGCAGCAGCGAGAAACTGGTGCCGCCGCCCACGTCAGTGCCGAGGCCGACGTTCAGCTTGTGCTTCTCGGCCATCGGCAGGTTGAACAGGCCGCTGCCGAGGAAGAAGTTCGAGGTCGGGCAGAACGAGATCGCCGAGCCGGTTTCCGCCAGGCGCGCACATTCGTCGTCGCACAGGTGCACGCCGTGGGCGAACACCGAGCGCTCGCCGAGCAACTGGTAGTGATCGTAGACGTCGAGGTAACCCTTGCGCTCCGGGAACAGCTCCTTGACCCACTCGATTTCCTTGAGGTTTTCGCTGATGTGGGTCTGCATGTACAGATCCGGGTATTCAGTCAGCAATTGGCCGGCGAGGGTCAACTGTTCCGGGGTGCTGGTCGGGGCGAAACGCGGGGTCACGGCGTAGTGCAGGCGACCCTTGCCGTGCCAGCGCTCGATCAGCGCCTTGCTGTCGACGTAGCTGGATTCAGCAGTGTCGGTCAGGTAGTCCGGCGCATTGCGATCCATCATCACCTTGCCGGCGATCATCCGCAGATCCAGCTTCTCGGCCGCTTCAAAGAACGAGTTCACCGATTGCGGATGCACGCTGCCGAACACCAGCGCGGTGGTGGTGCCGTTGCGCAGCAGTTCCTTGATGAAAATGTCCGCCACTTCATCGGCGTGGGCCTTGTCGGCGAACTGGCTTTCGCACGGGAAGGTATAAGTGTTCAGCCAGTCCAGCAGTTGCTCGCCGTAGGCGCCGACCATACCGGTCTGCGGCAGGTGGATGTGGGTGTCGATGAAGCCCGGAGTGATCAGCGCATCCTTGTGATGCGTGATCTCGATGTCCGCCGGCAGGGTCGGCAGCAGTTCGCTGGCGTGGCCGAGGGCGCTGATCTTGCCGCCATCGACCACCAGCAGGCCGTCCTCGAAATACTCGTAGGAGGCTTCGATGCCGACCTCGGCAGGGTCGGCGATGCTGTGCAGGATGGCGGCGCGGTAGGCTTTGCGAGTCAGAGGCATGAGGGTTCTCTAATCAGTTTGAGGCTTTGAGTGTGGCGGCCTGACTGCGGCGCGAAACCGGCAGCAGTTTGGCAATCGGTTCGGCACTGGCGGTGTGCTGGCCGAAATTGGCGTTATAGGTGGCGATGATTTCGCCGGCGATGGAGATGGCGATTTCCACAGGCAGCTTGCCTTTGACTTCGCCGATGCCCATCGGGCAGCGCATGCGTTGTACGACACTGGCGTCGAAACCACGATCACGCAAACGGTGTTCGAACTTGGCCCGTTTGGTTTTCGAGCCGATCAGCCCGAACCAGGTGAAGTCGTTGCGCTTGAGGATCGCGGCGGTGAGTTCCAGATCCAGCTGATGGTTGTGGGTCATGACGATGCAGTAACTGCCTGCGGGCAGGTCGTCGATTTCATCCACGGGCTCCTCGGCGACGATCTTGCGCACGCCGTGGGGAATCTGCTCGGGGAATTCTTCTTCCCGGGAATCGATCCAGCGCACCCGACAGGGCAGGCTGGCGAGCAAGGGTACCAGCGCGCGACCGACATGACCGGCGCCGAACACGGCGATCTGCGCCTGCACCTGGCCCATCGGCTCGAACAACAGCACCGTGGCGCCGCCGCAGCACTGGCCGAGGCTGGCACCGAGGCTGAAGCGCTCCAGATGGGTGTCCTGCTTGCCGCTGGCGAGCATCTCGCGAGCGATCTGCATGGCTTTGTATTCCAGGTGCCCGCCACCGATGGTGTCGAACGTCTGGCGAGCGCTGACGACCATTTTCGAGCCGGCATTGCGCGGCGTCGAGCCGAGCTCTTCGATGATGGTCACCAGAACGCAGGGTTCGCCCCGGTTCTGCAGGTCGGCGAGGGCGTCGATCCAGTTGTACATGTTCACCTCGACATCTGTCGTTGTCTGTTCTGGCCTCTTCGCGAGCAAGCCCGCTCCCACATTGAATTTGCACAAGTCCAACAGTCAGCGCATATCTCTGTGGGAGCGGGCTTGCCCGCGAAGGCTGCACCTCGGTCTTAGAGCGGAGCCAGCTCGGTTTCAGCTTCTACGGCTTTCACTGCCTTGAGCTGGCGCATCTGCTCGCAACCCCACAACACCCGCTCCGGGGTCGCCGGCGCGTCGATCTTCGGTTGATGCTTGTAGTCGCCAAGGCTGGCCACCGCATCCTTGATCGCGCACCACGCGGCGATGCCGAGCATGAACGGCGGCTCACCCACCGCCTTGGAGTGGAACACCGTGTCTTCCGGGTTCTTGCGGTTTTCCACCAGTTTCACTCGCAGGTCCAGCGGCATGTCCGCCACGGCCGGGATCTTGTAGCTGGCCGGGCCGTTGGTCATCAGCTTGCCTTTGTTGTTCCAGACCAGTTCTTCCATGGTCAGCCAGCCCATGCCCTGGACGAAACCGCCTTCGACCTGGCCGATGTCGATGGCCGGGTTCAGCGAGGCGCCGACGTCGTGGAGGATGTCGGTGCGCAGCATCTTGTACTCGCCGGTCAGGGTGTCGACGATCACTTCGCAGCACGCCGCGCCGAAGGCGAAGTAGTAGAACGGCCGGCCACGGGCCTGGCTGCGGTCGTAGTAGATTTTCGGGGTCTTGTAGAACCCGGTGCTCGACAGCGACACCTGGTTGAAATACGCCAGCTGAATCAGCGCTTCGAAGGTCAGGATGTGGTCACGAACCCGCACGTGGCCGTTGTGGAATTCCACGTCTTCTTCGCTGACCTTGTAGTGCCGCGCGGCAAATTCGACCAGGCGTTGCTTGATGATTTCTGCTGCGTTCTGCGCGGCTTTGCCGTTGAGGTCGGCACCGCTGGAGGCCGCGGTCGGCGAGGTGTTCGGCACCTTGTCGGTGTTGGTCGCGGTGATCTGCACGCGATCCATTTCCACCTGGAACACTTCGGCCACGACCTGCGCGACTTTGGTGTTCAGGCCCTGTCCCATTTCCGTGCCGCCGTGGTTCAGATGGATGCTGCCGTCGGTGTAGACGTGCACCAAGGCACCGGCCTGGTTGAGGAAGCTGGCGGTGAAGGAAATGCCGAATTTCACCGGGGTCAGCGCCAGACCTTTTTTCAGGATCGGGCTGTTGGCGTTGTAGCGACGGATCGCTTCGCGACGCTCGGCGTACTGGCTGCTTTCTTCCAGCTCGGCGGTCATCTCTTCGAGCATGTTGTGCTCGACGGTCTGGTAGTAATGGGTGACGTTGCGCTCGGTCTTGCCGTAGTAGTTGGCCTTGCGCACGGCCAGCGGATCGAGGTTGAGGTGACGGGCAATCGCGTCCATCACTTCTTCGATCGCGACCATCCCTTGCGGGCCGCCGAAACCACGGTAGGCGGTGTTCGACGCGGTGTTGGTCTTGCAGCGGTGACCGTTGATGGTCGCATCGCCCAGGTAGTACGAGTTGTCCGAGTGGAACATCGCGCGGTCGACGATCGAGGCCGACAGGTCAGGCGAGCAACCGCAGTTGCCGGCCAGATCCATCGCAATCCCGTGCAGGCGTCCGGTGCTGTCGAAGCCGACGTCGTACTCGACGTAGAACGGGTGACGCTTGCCGGTCATCAGCATGTCTTCGACCCGTGGCAGACGCATCTTGGTCGGCTGGCCGGTGAGGTGCGCGATTACTGCGCACAGGCAGGCCGGGCTCGCGGCCTGAGTTTCCTTGCCGCCGAAACCACCGCCCATGCGGCGCATGTCGACGACGATCTTGTTCATCGACACGTCGAGGACTTCCGCCACCAGTTTCTGCACTTCGGTGGGGTTCTGCGTCGAGCAATAGACGATCATGCCGCCGTCTTCGGTCGGCATCACCGAGGAGATCTGCGTCTCCAGATAGAAGTGTTCCTGGCCGCCAATGTGCAGCGTGCCTTGAATCCGGTGTTCGGCCGTGGCCAGAGCCGTGGTCGAATCGCCGCGCTGGTGGGTGTGGCTGTCGAGCACGAAGTGGCGTTTGCGCAGGGCTTCGACCACGTCCAGCACCGGTTCCAGATCCTCGTATTCGATGATCGCGGCCATGGCGGCCTTGCGTGCGGTTTCCAGATCTTTCGCGGCCACGGCCAGCACCGGTTGACCGACGAACTGCACGTCATCGATAGCCAGCAGCGGATCGCCCGGCAGCAGCGGGCCGATGTCTTTCAGACCCGGCACGTCTTCGTGGGTGATGGCGATGCGTACGCCTTCGAAGGCGTAGCAGGGCTTGGTGTCGATGCTGATGATTTTCGCGTGGGCGCGATCCGACAGCCGTGCGTAAACGTGCAACTGGTTGGGGAATTCCAGGCGGTCGTCGATGTACTGCGCTTCACCGGACACATGCTTGGCGGCGCTGTCGTGCTTGACGCTGCGGCCGACGCCGGTGGTCAGGTCCCTGGCGAACAGTTCAGCCAGTTCAGCTTGTGTTTTCTCTACGCCGTGATGGTTAGACATAAGCGGTCA
This window encodes:
- a CDS encoding benzoate/H(+) symporter BenE family transporter; the encoded protein is MNEITHTRLRPLADTSPSAIVAGFIAMMTGYTSSLVLMFQAGQAAGLTSGQISSWIWAISIGMAVCSIGLSLRYRTPITIAWSTPGAALLITSLGGVTYGEAIGAYITCAVLVTICGLTGSFERLVKKIPASLAAALLAGILFKIGSEIFVAAQHRTGLVLGMFFTYLIVKRLSPRYAVLAALLIGTALSGFMGLLDFSGFHLEVATPVWTTPHFSLAATISIGIPLFVVAMTSQNMPGIAVLRADGYNVPASPLITATGVASLLLAPFGSHGINLAAISAAICTGPHAHEDHNKRYTAAVWCGIFYGIAGVFGATLAALFAALPKELVLSIAALALFGSIINGLSIAMTEVKEREAALITFMVTASGLTLFSIGSAFWGIVAGVLTLLILNWRKA
- the guaD gene encoding guanine deaminase — its product is MPLTRKAYRAAILHSIADPAEVGIEASYEYFEDGLLVVDGGKISALGHASELLPTLPADIEITHHKDALITPGFIDTHIHLPQTGMVGAYGEQLLDWLNTYTFPCESQFADKAHADEVADIFIKELLRNGTTTALVFGSVHPQSVNSFFEAAEKLDLRMIAGKVMMDRNAPDYLTDTAESSYVDSKALIERWHGKGRLHYAVTPRFAPTSTPEQLTLAGQLLTEYPDLYMQTHISENLKEIEWVKELFPERKGYLDVYDHYQLLGERSVFAHGVHLCDDECARLAETGSAISFCPTSNFFLGSGLFNLPMAEKHKLNVGLGTDVGGGTSFSLLQTLNEAYKVMQLQGARLSPFKSLYLATLGGARALRLEDKIGNLQPGSDADFLVLDYNATPLLSYRLKQANNIAETLFVLMTLGDDRTVAQTYAAGALVHQR
- a CDS encoding YggL family protein codes for the protein MATNRSQRLRKKLCVDEFQELGFELNLGFKEDLSEEAIDAFLEAFIKEAMEANGLGYVGGDDFGLVCLQKRGSVSEEQRAAVEAWLKTRSELTSTEISPLLDVWYPEKPINAAK
- the xdhC gene encoding xanthine dehydrogenase accessory protein XdhC: MYNWIDALADLQNRGEPCVLVTIIEELGSTPRNAGSKMVVSARQTFDTIGGGHLEYKAMQIAREMLASGKQDTHLERFSLGASLGQCCGGATVLLFEPMGQVQAQIAVFGAGHVGRALVPLLASLPCRVRWIDSREEEFPEQIPHGVRKIVAEEPVDEIDDLPAGSYCIVMTHNHQLDLELTAAILKRNDFTWFGLIGSKTKRAKFEHRLRDRGFDASVVQRMRCPMGIGEVKGKLPVEIAISIAGEIIATYNANFGQHTASAEPIAKLLPVSRRSQAATLKASN
- the dacB gene encoding D-alanyl-D-alanine carboxypeptidase/D-alanyl-D-alanine endopeptidase, whose protein sequence is MIKSLRPLLLAGLLLPLALPVSAATINTALTPNVEKALKASKLQPTALSLVMVPLDGPGTPTVYNADVSVNPASTMKLVTTYAALEMLGPNHQWKTEFYTDGDLNGGILNGNLYLKGGGDPKLNMEKLWLLMRDLRANGVTQVTGDLVLDRSFFVQPQLPEFNDDGNDENKPFLVKPDSLLVNLKALRFVARNDNGRVLISVEPPIASINIENTVKALNSKQCTGGVRYNPVPQADGSVTVTVAGQLGEGCSSQTYLSLLDHATYTAGAVRAIWKELGGSIQGKDRLAPTPSSAKVLARAFSPDLAEIIRDINKYSNNTMAQQLFLSLGQKFRNDADGDDAKAAQRVVRQWLAKKGITAPHLVMENGSGLSRSERVSAREMASMLQAAWHSPYAAEYISSLPIAGTDGTMRKRLKTTAMRGEAHVKTGTLNTVRAIAGFSRDVNGNTWAVVAILNDKAPFGASSVLDQVLLDLYKQPRTPQTASVL
- the xdhB gene encoding xanthine dehydrogenase molybdopterin binding subunit, which translates into the protein MSNHHGVEKTQAELAELFARDLTTGVGRSVKHDSAAKHVSGEAQYIDDRLEFPNQLHVYARLSDRAHAKIISIDTKPCYAFEGVRIAITHEDVPGLKDIGPLLPGDPLLAIDDVQFVGQPVLAVAAKDLETARKAAMAAIIEYEDLEPVLDVVEALRKRHFVLDSHTHQRGDSTTALATAEHRIQGTLHIGGQEHFYLETQISSVMPTEDGGMIVYCSTQNPTEVQKLVAEVLDVSMNKIVVDMRRMGGGFGGKETQAASPACLCAVIAHLTGQPTKMRLPRVEDMLMTGKRHPFYVEYDVGFDSTGRLHGIAMDLAGNCGCSPDLSASIVDRAMFHSDNSYYLGDATINGHRCKTNTASNTAYRGFGGPQGMVAIEEVMDAIARHLNLDPLAVRKANYYGKTERNVTHYYQTVEHNMLEEMTAELEESSQYAERREAIRRYNANSPILKKGLALTPVKFGISFTASFLNQAGALVHVYTDGSIHLNHGGTEMGQGLNTKVAQVVAEVFQVEMDRVQITATNTDKVPNTSPTAASSGADLNGKAAQNAAEIIKQRLVEFAARHYKVSEEDVEFHNGHVRVRDHILTFEALIQLAYFNQVSLSSTGFYKTPKIYYDRSQARGRPFYYFAFGAACCEVIVDTLTGEYKMLRTDILHDVGASLNPAIDIGQVEGGFVQGMGWLTMEELVWNNKGKLMTNGPASYKIPAVADMPLDLRVKLVENRKNPEDTVFHSKAVGEPPFMLGIAAWCAIKDAVASLGDYKHQPKIDAPATPERVLWGCEQMRQLKAVKAVEAETELAPL
- a CDS encoding GntR family transcriptional regulator; protein product: MNEQLQPLKKQPRAGKAGRSGTQDDIVYAHIFEAILEQRLAPGTKLSEEALGEIFGVSRTIIRRALSRLAHEGVVLLRPNRGAVVASPSVEEARQVFLARRLVERAITELAVQHATAEQIAELRQMVNDERDSFSRGDRGAGIRLSGEFHLKLAEAAKNAPLISFQRSLVSQTSLIIAQYESGNRSHCSYDEHTQLIDAIEARNGELAVDLMMHHMDHIDSKLNLDEESASDDLHAVFSHLLQTKKPGRPAVKL